A single window of Vigna unguiculata cultivar IT97K-499-35 chromosome 1, ASM411807v1, whole genome shotgun sequence DNA harbors:
- the LOC114185859 gene encoding uncharacterized protein LOC114185859, with translation MSNTSSPLLLTPFIKLPVHLAMGRVSLCSRPPERVCVQEVLEREIRLSYQNKVKQQSDKCRFHIDSIQTWLLVEELNIFFFLPRTHLKRNFSTPSLCTVVVCLLTGKEWF, from the exons ATGTCGAACACGTCTAGTCCTTTGCTTCTCACACCATTT ATCAAACTTCCAGTTCATCTAGCCATGGGAAGAGTGAGCTTATGTTCAAGACCTCCAGAACGTGTCTGTGTCCAAGAGGTTTTGGAGAGGGAAATTCGCTTGTCATACCAGAACAAAGTTAAGCAG CAATCAGACAAATGTAGATTCCATATTGATTCCATTCAG ACGTGGCTTTTAGTGGAGGAGTtgaacattttcttttttctcccgCGCACTCACTTGAAGAGAAACTTCTCAACCCCTTCTCTCTGCACAGTCGTCGTTTGTCTTCTCACCGGCAAGGAGTGGTTCTAG
- the LOC114185850 gene encoding transmembrane protein 45B has translation MGSFVGHAVQGSALALLGLWLAINTIRTYLVKGPANFTVRFWYQFNTPHSRLKHLELVSILSFSILAIFMQVLDFPHFHYAFKLDNFEHATMFIHLALFAGFSLCTELTDSLDLFSGFVGILASSVFSQELFLLHFHSTDHVGLEGHYHWLLQLIVLVSLVAALAATIFPNNFNAALVLSISVIFQGCWFINMGFMLWIPALVPEGCVMNLAKASGHDIIGAVTCGSKEADFRARGLANLQFSWILSAILIFAGIICLKLARKCTIATNRLEYERIQSKGADSALANEGLKQGR, from the coding sequence ATGGGCTCATTTGTAGGACACGCAGTGCAAGGTTCAGCTCTAGCTCTCCTTGGATTATGGCTCGCCATCAACACCATCAGAACTTACCTAGTGAAGGGTCCTGCAAACTTCACTGTTAGATTCTGGTACCAGTTTAACACCCCTCACTCCAGACTCAAACACTTGGAGCTTGTCTCCATTTTATCCTTTTCCATCCTTGCAATATTCATGCAAGTTCTGGACTTTCCTCATTTCCACTATGCTTTTAAGCTTGATAACTTTGAGCATGCAACTATGTTCATACACCTTGCTTTGTTTGCTGGTTTCTCCCTCTGCACTGAGTTGACTGATTCACTTGACCTCTTTTCTGGCTTTGTTGGGATACTTGCATCCTCAGTGTTCAGCCAAGAACTGTTCCTTCTCCATTTTCACTCCACAGACCATGTTGGACTTGAAGGCCATTACCACTGGCTCCTGCAGCTCATAGTGCTTGTCTCACTGGTAGCAGCTTTGGCTGCAACTATTTTCCCTAACAATTTCAATGCGGCTCTTGTGCTTTCTATTTCTGTCATCTTCCAAGGATGTTGGTTCATAAACATGGGGTTTATGCTATGGATTCCAGCTTTAGTCCCTGAAGGATGTGTGATGAATTTGGCCAAGGCAAGTGGCCATGATATCATTGGAGCAGTTACCTGTGGCTCCAAAGAGGCTGATTTTAGGGCTAGGGGCTTGGCCAATTTACAGTTCAGTTGGATCCTTTCTGCAATTCTGATTTTTGCAGGAATCATTTGCTTGAAACTTGCTAGAAAATGTACCATTGCAACAAACCGATTGGAATATGAGAGAATTCAAAGTAAAGGTGCAGACTCAGCTTTGGCCAATGAAGGTTTGAAGCAGGGTAGATAA
- the LOC114188723 gene encoding pentatricopeptide repeat-containing protein At2g15630, mitochondrial, whose protein sequence is MKFLKIFKAKPFNLRTFNSLSLPTTVTPITESELLNSIESSQWHFIKQVAPHYTPSLLSSALTSLRHKPRLVLQLLSHLNDHPHSLDLTTSSLAACILCRLPSPKPSINLLQSIILSSTATNRTIFHELELSRDRVDAKTSLIFDLLIRAYCELKKPNESLECFYLMKEKGVEPNIETCNQMLSLFLRLNRTQMAWVLYAEMFRMKIKSSVYTFNIMVNVLCKEGKLKKAKEFIGYMEALGVKPNVVTYNTVIHGHCLRGKFQMARVIFQTMKDKGLEPDCYTYNSFISGLCKERRLEEASGLLCKMLEIGLVPNAVTYNALIDGYCNKGDLDKAFACRDEMISKGVTTTLVTYNLFIHALFMEGRMGEADNMINEMREKGMKPDAVTYNILINGYCRCGDAKRAFSLLDEMVGKGIRPTLVTYTSLIYVLGKRNRMKEADALFNKVQQEGLLVDAVMFNALIDGHCANGNIDSAFQLLKQMDNMKVLPDEITYNTLMQGYCREGKVEEARQLLDEMKRRGIKPDHISYNTLISGYSKRGDMKDAFRVRDEMMTTGFDPTILTYNALIQGLCKNREGEHAEELLKEMVSKGITPDDSTYLSIIEAMENVDDLEENGDK, encoded by the coding sequence ATGAAATTCCTTAAAATCTTCAAAGCCAAACCCTTCAATCTCCGAACTTTCAATTCTCTTTCCCTTCCCACCACCGTCACACCAATCACCGAATCCGAACTCCTAAATTCCATCGAATCTTCTCAGTGGCATTTCATCAAACAGGTTGCGCCACACTACACTCCCTCTCTTCTCTCTTCCGCTCTAACCTCCCTCCGCCACAAACCCCGACTCGTCCTTCAGCTTCTCTCCCATCTCAACGACCACCCTCATTCCCTCGACTTAACCACCTCTTCGCTCGCTGCTTGCATCCTCTGTCGCCTCCCATCTCCCAAACCCTCCATCAACCTCTTACAGAGCATCATTCTATCTTCCACTGCCACCAATAGAACAATTTTCCATGAGTTGGAACTTTCCCGCGACCGCGTGGATGCCAAGACAAGTCTCATCTTTGACCTTCTGATCAGGGCCTATTGTGAACTCAAGAAGCCCAATGAGTCCTTGGAGTGTTTCTACTTGATGAAGGAAAAGGGTGTTGAGCCCAACATTGAGACTTGCAATCAGATGCTGAGTCTGTTTTTGAGACTGAACAGGACTCAGATGGCTTGGGTTTTGTATGCTGAGATGTTTAGGATGAAGATAAAGTCTAGTGTGTACACTTTCAACATTATGGTTAATGTGTTGTGTAAAGAAGGGAAGTTGAAGAAGGCAAAGGAGTTCATTGGGTACATGGAGGCTCTTGGGGTGAAGCCTAATGTTGTCACATATAACACTGTTATACATGGACACTGTTTGAGAGGGAAGTTCCAAATGGCCCGTGTGATCTTTCAAACAATGAAAGATAAAGGTCTTGAGCCTGATTGCTATACGTATAATTCTTTCATATCTGGGTTGTGTAAAGAAAGAAGACTCGAGGAGGCTTCTGGTTTACTTTGTAAAATGTTAGAAATTGGCTTGGTTCCAAATGCAGTAACATATAACGCGTTGATTGATGGGTATTGCAACAAAGGCGATCTTGATAAGGCTTTTGCATGCAGGGATGAGATGATAAGTAAAGGTGTAACGACAACTTTGGTTACATACAATTTGTTTATCCATGCACTGTTTATGGAAGGAAGGATGGGGGAGgctgataatatgataaatgaaATGCGAGAAAAAGGCATGAAGCCTGATGCTGTTACTTATAACATATTGATTAATGGTTATTGCAGATGCGGGGATGCAAAGAGAGCCTTCAGCCTTCTTGATGAAATGGTGGGAAAAGGGATTCGGCCAACTTTGGTCACGTATACATCACTTATATATGTTCTGGGTAAAAGGAATAGAATGAAAGAAGCAGATGCCTTGTTTAATAAGGTTCAACAAGAAGGTCTGTTGGTAGATGCTGTAATGTTTAACGCTTTGATCGATGGTCACTGTGCAAATGGTAATATTGATAGTGCATTTCAACTCTTGAAACAGATGGATAACATGAAGGTTCTTCCTGATGAAATCACTTATAACACCTTGATGCAAGGATACTGCAGAGAGGGGAAAGTGGAAGAAGCGAGGCAGCTTCTTGATGAGATGAAGAGAAGGGGGATCAAACCTGATCACATTAGTTACAACACACTCATTAGTGGTTACAGTAAAAGAGGTGATATGAAGGATGCTTTTAGAGTTCGCGATGAAATGATGACTACAGGATTTGATCCTACAATTCTCACTTACAATGCTCTTATACAAGGTTTGTGCAAAAATCGGGAAGGTGAGCATGCTGAAGAGCTCCTCAAAGAAATGGTAAGTAAAGGCATTACTCCTGACGACAGCACCTACCTATCTATAATTGAGGCCATGGAGAATGTTGATGACCTGGAGGAAAATGGTGATAAatga